In Corynebacterium aquatimens, one genomic interval encodes:
- a CDS encoding peptidoglycan D,D-transpeptidase FtsI family protein — MSILTAVFLIIALLLGSRLAWVQLKWGSELKEVSQLQREREYKDPARRGDIVDREGRYLAYTMKARSLVVSPTRLRDELGEIVRAEMLSEGASKSDIEAQQAARIEDILRQMATKIPEMVAEGEKKYQQPPQADGDLKKKDGSGEKPPAQKIEPAEILEKLHADSEYEVLVRNVDPDVAAEVAQTFHGVAADRQDLRKYPNGAVGENIVGKVGTDGAGQFGLEASSDSVLTGIDGLSYQDVSANGQAIPGTLRDVVPVVDGAKIELTVDLDLQTYVQQELEQARINSKAKGAEAVVLDAKTGEVLAMANTGTIDPNGDLEKQLADGRSFENPSISNPFEPGSVAKIITATGTIEEKLTKPDEVLQVPGSIDMAGVTVRDAWPHDVAPYTTTGVFGKSSNVGTLMLAQRLGEKRFNDYVHRFGIGQTTGIELPNESPGLLPPIEQWSGGTFANLPIGQGMSLTTLQLAGVYQALANGGERIEPRIIKSVTLPTGETVPQEEPKRVRVASEETSRTVLNMFRAPFQEDPNGVNSGTAAGNGIPGYQLSGKTGTAQQVNPETGAYSNSDYWITFAGIAPTNDPRFVVAVMLDDPERGPLEGGAGGQSSAPVFKLIAEWLISRENIPVSPDPGPPLVLEAR; from the coding sequence ATGTCGATCTTGACGGCTGTCTTTCTCATCATCGCGCTGCTTCTTGGCTCCCGCCTGGCGTGGGTGCAGCTGAAGTGGGGATCCGAACTCAAAGAGGTCTCGCAACTGCAGCGCGAGCGTGAGTACAAGGACCCAGCGCGCCGTGGTGACATCGTGGATAGGGAAGGGCGTTACCTCGCGTACACGATGAAGGCGCGATCGCTCGTGGTCTCGCCCACGCGTTTGCGAGATGAGCTCGGGGAAATCGTCCGCGCTGAGATGCTGAGTGAGGGCGCTTCCAAGAGCGATATTGAAGCGCAGCAAGCTGCACGCATTGAAGACATTCTCCGCCAGATGGCAACAAAGATTCCCGAGATGGTTGCGGAAGGTGAGAAGAAATACCAGCAGCCACCGCAGGCCGATGGTGATCTGAAGAAGAAGGACGGCTCGGGCGAGAAGCCGCCGGCCCAGAAAATAGAGCCCGCGGAAATTCTAGAAAAGCTTCACGCAGACAGTGAGTACGAGGTGCTGGTGCGCAACGTCGACCCTGACGTGGCTGCGGAGGTTGCCCAGACGTTCCACGGTGTGGCCGCGGACCGGCAGGATCTGCGCAAGTACCCCAATGGTGCTGTTGGTGAGAACATCGTGGGCAAGGTCGGTACGGACGGTGCTGGGCAGTTTGGCCTTGAGGCTTCCAGTGATTCCGTGCTGACCGGCATCGATGGACTGTCCTATCAGGATGTCTCCGCGAATGGTCAGGCGATTCCGGGCACGTTGCGCGATGTCGTTCCGGTGGTCGACGGCGCGAAAATTGAGCTCACCGTCGACCTTGATCTGCAGACGTACGTCCAACAGGAATTGGAACAAGCTCGCATCAATTCCAAAGCAAAAGGCGCGGAAGCCGTTGTTCTAGACGCGAAAACCGGCGAAGTGCTGGCGATGGCTAATACCGGGACAATTGATCCGAACGGCGATCTTGAGAAGCAGCTTGCCGACGGCCGCAGTTTTGAAAACCCCTCGATTTCCAACCCATTTGAGCCAGGCTCAGTAGCAAAGATCATTACCGCGACCGGAACGATCGAAGAGAAACTCACCAAGCCGGATGAGGTCCTTCAGGTACCCGGTTCCATTGACATGGCAGGGGTGACCGTACGCGACGCGTGGCCGCACGACGTGGCGCCGTACACCACAACGGGCGTGTTTGGTAAGTCATCAAACGTGGGAACCCTGATGTTGGCGCAGAGGCTGGGGGAGAAGCGCTTCAACGACTACGTTCACCGCTTTGGCATCGGTCAGACCACCGGTATTGAGTTGCCCAATGAGTCCCCGGGGCTTTTGCCGCCGATCGAACAGTGGTCCGGTGGCACGTTTGCCAACCTGCCGATTGGCCAGGGCATGAGCTTGACCACGCTGCAGCTGGCTGGTGTGTATCAGGCGCTGGCCAACGGAGGTGAGCGTATTGAGCCGCGCATTATTAAATCTGTGACTCTGCCTACGGGGGAAACTGTCCCGCAGGAAGAGCCGAAACGCGTGCGGGTTGCCAGCGAAGAGACGTCCCGCACGGTGCTGAACATGTTCCGCGCACCGTTCCAGGAGGATCCTAACGGCGTTAACTCGGGCACTGCGGCGGGTAATGGGATTCCTGGGTACCAACTGTCCGGTAAAACCGGTACTGCGCAGCAGGTGAACCCGGAAACCGGTGCTTATTCAAATTCGGATTACTGGATCACATTCGCCGGTATTGCACCGACGAATGACCCGCGCTTTGTTGTCGCCGTGATGCTTGATGACCCAGAACGGGGTCCGCTGGAAGGCGGCGCGGGTGGACAATCCTCTGCACCAGTGTTCAAGTTGATTGCAGAATGGCTGATCAGCCGAGAGAACATTCCGGTCAGCCCCGACCCAGGTCCGCCGTTGGTGCTTGAAGCCCGCTAA
- a CDS encoding polyprenyl synthetase family protein, protein MTPASLPLSSLPRAVEDALARYFDRRVADVEPLGPPVLEAVEHLRNFVHQGGKRLRPVFAWTGFVGSRGAHAPEEDPAAVLAAVSSLELIQACALIHDDIIDASDTRRGNPTVHRAVAHDHARKGWRGESDNFGEHIAILVGDLALAWADDMLVTSGLSADARERARTPWMAMRTEVIGGQILDISLEASGDESLASATTVSRFKTAAYTIERPLHLGAAIAGAPAETINALRGYGHDIGIAFQLRDDVLGVFGKEHETGKPVGDDIREGKRTALLAHALAALDVSDPEAASYVRSIVGASENPDDLARVSALIESSGAVDVVEATIADLTRSGLAYLDDADLTPQAREDLRVLAVKATERTS, encoded by the coding sequence GTGACTCCAGCCAGCCTCCCCTTAAGTTCCCTACCACGCGCAGTGGAAGACGCGCTGGCTCGTTATTTCGACCGTCGCGTCGCCGACGTAGAACCGCTTGGACCACCCGTGCTTGAAGCCGTGGAGCATCTGCGCAACTTTGTCCACCAAGGCGGCAAACGCCTTCGACCGGTGTTCGCCTGGACAGGATTTGTTGGCTCGCGCGGCGCCCACGCCCCCGAAGAGGACCCAGCGGCAGTTCTTGCGGCTGTCAGTTCCTTAGAACTGATTCAGGCCTGCGCGCTTATCCACGATGACATTATTGATGCGTCCGATACCCGCCGGGGCAATCCAACTGTCCACCGCGCAGTGGCGCACGATCATGCACGGAAGGGTTGGCGCGGTGAATCCGACAACTTCGGTGAGCACATCGCGATCCTCGTGGGCGATCTAGCACTTGCCTGGGCCGACGATATGTTGGTCACTTCCGGCCTTTCAGCCGATGCCCGTGAGCGAGCCCGGACACCATGGATGGCCATGCGCACGGAAGTCATCGGCGGCCAGATCCTCGATATTTCCCTGGAAGCGTCGGGGGATGAAAGCCTAGCTAGTGCCACTACAGTCAGCCGGTTCAAAACTGCGGCCTACACCATCGAACGCCCCCTACACTTGGGCGCGGCGATCGCTGGCGCACCAGCAGAGACGATCAACGCGCTCCGCGGTTACGGTCATGACATTGGGATTGCGTTCCAACTCCGCGACGACGTACTGGGAGTGTTTGGCAAGGAACACGAAACGGGCAAGCCCGTTGGAGATGACATCAGGGAGGGCAAGCGCACCGCACTTTTGGCCCACGCGCTCGCAGCGCTGGACGTCTCAGACCCAGAGGCCGCATCCTACGTCCGAAGCATCGTGGGCGCGTCAGAGAACCCAGACGATCTCGCACGTGTCTCCGCGCTCATCGAGTCATCGGGGGCAGTCGACGTGGTGGAAGCGACGATCGCTGACCTAACGCGTAGTGGCTTGGCGTACTTGGACGACGCTGATCTGACACCACAAGCGCGCGAAGATCTTAGGGTTCTTGCGGTGAAGGCAACAGAACGGACGTCATGA
- a CDS encoding DUF3040 domain-containing protein: MSLSEQEQQLLREIEESLLADDPKFGSTVSSTRVDQSPSTGHLSMRSAAIMMLGLLLLIGGVALAAQSTWFVILSIVGFILMFAGGVWALKAPAKDVEYRVTSSPTSTATQSKRGSRMEENFRRRFEQP, translated from the coding sequence GTGTCTCTTTCAGAGCAAGAACAGCAGCTGCTCCGTGAAATTGAGGAGTCGTTGCTCGCTGACGACCCGAAATTCGGCTCAACCGTGTCCTCGACCCGGGTTGACCAATCTCCGTCGACTGGGCATCTGAGCATGCGTTCTGCCGCCATCATGATGCTGGGTCTGCTGCTTCTCATTGGTGGAGTGGCGCTGGCCGCACAAAGCACGTGGTTTGTCATCCTCAGCATCGTCGGCTTCATACTGATGTTTGCGGGCGGGGTCTGGGCCCTCAAGGCGCCGGCCAAAGATGTCGAATATCGCGTGACGTCGTCGCCGACATCCACCGCAACGCAGTCGAAGCGCGGCTCTCGCATGGAGGAGAACTTCCGTCGCCGCTTTGAGCAGCCGTAG
- a CDS encoding alpha-(1->6)-mannopyranosyltransferase A — protein MGMRRLVTQPLWMGTLAGILMAVGSIGAGATRNRGGFLASVDLSFLSYSHARGIFSTVLAVGVFLLVAAWVLLGRSLIASHRDTGGDLTFVRNCTWAWVAPLLLAAPLMSRDVYSYLMQGAMIRDGFDPYSEGAAVNPGPYLLEVSHDWRNTTTPYGPLHLWIGEAVTTLVGDNVAAGLIVYKFITLAGFAAMVWAIPRIATRLGGDPAVALWLGVANPVMIIHIVGGMHNESVMVGLVSIGLLLSLDSRFFSGVALMAVAVALKATAAIALPFVAWLALRRYADGASLGRRLITLAAAGIAIIAESIAVVAAITWVSGASWGWLAQISGNSKVVNPLSGATFLADAITPYILLFDDTFKYNSALSVSRTIGSVLMLVGLVAVWLVFRQSPRRAVMGTALAYQVAFLFNAVTLPWYFASSISLVGTFKPQPWLIRFTVAASVFVGLAFTGSGNHRFYNGWWVFASLAVAMASAYIVHPRTKSVSADRGSKTQAPARA, from the coding sequence ATGGGGATGCGGCGCTTGGTCACCCAACCCCTGTGGATGGGTACACTCGCAGGCATTTTGATGGCCGTGGGTTCTATCGGCGCTGGGGCAACCCGTAACCGTGGCGGCTTCCTCGCGTCCGTCGACTTAAGCTTCCTCAGCTACAGTCATGCGCGCGGAATCTTCAGCACTGTGCTCGCCGTAGGCGTGTTCCTCTTAGTTGCCGCCTGGGTTCTGCTCGGACGATCGCTTATCGCATCACATCGTGATACGGGAGGCGATCTAACGTTCGTCCGCAATTGCACATGGGCGTGGGTGGCTCCATTGCTGCTCGCGGCGCCGTTGATGTCGCGTGATGTGTACTCCTACCTCATGCAGGGTGCGATGATTCGTGATGGCTTCGATCCCTATTCCGAGGGGGCAGCCGTTAATCCGGGCCCGTACCTGCTGGAAGTGTCCCATGATTGGCGCAACACCACCACGCCGTATGGTCCGCTGCACCTGTGGATAGGGGAGGCAGTCACCACACTGGTTGGTGATAATGTGGCCGCCGGACTGATTGTGTACAAGTTCATCACTCTCGCCGGGTTCGCGGCGATGGTCTGGGCGATTCCGCGAATTGCTACGCGGCTTGGCGGTGACCCCGCGGTGGCGTTGTGGTTGGGGGTGGCAAACCCCGTCATGATCATCCATATCGTTGGTGGGATGCACAATGAATCCGTGATGGTTGGCCTCGTCAGCATCGGGTTGCTGCTTAGCCTCGATTCACGTTTTTTCAGCGGAGTAGCACTGATGGCGGTCGCCGTAGCACTCAAAGCCACGGCGGCCATCGCACTCCCCTTCGTCGCTTGGCTTGCCCTGCGCCGCTACGCGGATGGCGCTTCGCTTGGCCGAAGGCTCATCACCCTCGCCGCGGCGGGCATCGCGATCATTGCGGAATCGATCGCCGTCGTCGCAGCCATTACGTGGGTTTCCGGCGCCTCGTGGGGTTGGCTTGCGCAGATTTCCGGCAATTCAAAGGTGGTCAATCCCCTCTCCGGTGCGACGTTCCTCGCGGACGCAATCACGCCCTACATTTTGCTTTTCGACGACACGTTTAAGTACAACTCGGCACTTAGCGTCAGCCGTACGATCGGCTCAGTCCTCATGCTCGTGGGTCTGGTGGCAGTCTGGTTGGTCTTCCGCCAGTCGCCCCGGCGCGCGGTGATGGGCACAGCGCTGGCCTACCAGGTTGCGTTCCTGTTCAATGCCGTGACGCTTCCCTGGTACTTCGCATCATCAATCTCGCTTGTGGGCACGTTCAAGCCGCAGCCTTGGCTGATTCGCTTCACCGTCGCAGCATCCGTGTTCGTCGGTCTCGCGTTTACGGGTAGCGGCAACCACCGCTTTTACAACGGCTGGTGGGTCTTCGCTTCACTGGCGGTTGCAATGGCCAGCGCGTATATCGTTCATCCCCGCACGAAGTCTGTTTCAGCTGATCGCGGCTCTAAAACGCAAGCGCCTGCGCGCGCCTAA
- the rsmH gene encoding 16S rRNA (cytosine(1402)-N(4))-methyltransferase RsmH has protein sequence MDFSTQANHGHVPVMRDAMAELLAPAVEAFGESAVIVDGTCGAGGHSHYFLSVFDNVKVIGIDRDEASLRAASERLAEFGERFTPVYGRFDVLADALVEGEGQIFDTVREHGLAGAFFDLGVSSMQLDQEDRGFAYKVDAPLDMRMDTSLPLTAADVLNTYSHGDLARILKTYGDERFAGKIASAIVRERESEPFSTSGRLVELLYATIPAASRRTGGHPAKRTFQALRVEVNRELEALENVIPMAADALGTAGRAVFMSYQSLEDKIVKKAFVGLTESKTPPGLPADLPGYGAEFRMVTRGALQASAEEIELNPRAAPARVRAIEKL, from the coding sequence ATGGATTTTTCCACGCAGGCGAACCACGGACACGTTCCGGTGATGCGTGATGCCATGGCGGAACTTCTTGCTCCAGCCGTAGAGGCCTTCGGGGAATCCGCGGTCATCGTGGACGGAACGTGCGGGGCTGGCGGTCACTCCCACTACTTCCTAAGCGTTTTTGACAACGTCAAAGTCATCGGGATCGACCGTGATGAAGCGTCGCTTCGCGCCGCGAGTGAGCGCCTTGCTGAATTCGGGGAACGGTTTACCCCTGTGTACGGGCGCTTTGATGTCTTGGCCGATGCGTTGGTGGAGGGTGAAGGGCAGATCTTCGACACCGTGCGTGAGCATGGACTAGCTGGAGCATTCTTTGACCTGGGCGTCTCTTCGATGCAACTGGATCAAGAAGATCGAGGCTTCGCGTACAAGGTCGATGCGCCCTTGGATATGCGGATGGATACGTCGCTGCCGTTGACTGCGGCGGACGTGTTGAATACCTACAGCCACGGTGACTTGGCGCGGATTCTAAAAACCTATGGGGACGAGCGCTTCGCTGGGAAAATTGCCTCGGCGATTGTGCGTGAGCGCGAAAGCGAGCCCTTCAGCACGTCCGGGCGATTGGTGGAGTTGCTCTACGCAACCATTCCGGCAGCGTCGCGGCGAACCGGCGGTCATCCCGCGAAGCGCACGTTCCAGGCGCTGCGCGTGGAGGTCAATCGTGAGCTGGAAGCGCTTGAAAACGTGATTCCGATGGCGGCGGACGCGCTGGGTACTGCTGGGCGAGCTGTCTTCATGAGCTACCAATCTCTCGAAGACAAGATCGTGAAGAAAGCCTTCGTTGGACTCACTGAGTCGAAGACTCCGCCCGGGCTTCCGGCGGATTTGCCGGGGTACGGCGCAGAGTTCCGGATGGTCACGCGGGGAGCGCTTCAGGCTAGTGCGGAGGAGATAGAACTCAATCCGCGAGCCGCGCCAGCGAGGGTAAGGGCGATCGAAAAATTATGA
- a CDS encoding UDP-N-acetylmuramoyl-L-alanyl-D-glutamate--2,6-diaminopimelate ligase produces the protein MEPTRQPAGTGLSELQSIAGARLLNAPDTDFRLTAIGLDSQSLVEGAMFAALPGTRVHGATFAHNSAASAILTDHDGAAILEEAGETRPILVVEDVREILGDVAARIYGDPTRDLTVIGVTGTSGKTTVTYMLEAGLSAAGCAVGLIGTTGTRIKGREVPTSLTTPEAPKLQELFAQMRDEGVTHVVMEVSSHALVLGRVRGVRFDVAGFTNLSQDHLDFHPTMEDYFAAKAMLFDPASPLKATTSVVCVNDAWGEKMAALAPDAITVRSFADEPSGDPIAHEFDCTATLIETQPTGAQKIEVHLNQPRFDGTTFTATIPMPGAFNVANAGLALAIAVATGAPKEGFLDGVAASAVPGRMERIDEGQDFIAVVDYAHKPAAVAAVLDTLRKQVSGRIGVVIGAGGDRDRAKRPMMGAEAARRADLVIVTDDNPRTEDPAVIRKAVLQGAKGRGAELREVASRAEAISDVVAWADPGDAVIIVGKGHEVGQIVGTTTHHFDDREELSRAIQARAARARAPKTGMEDA, from the coding sequence ATGGAGCCGACACGCCAACCGGCAGGAACGGGTCTTAGTGAGCTGCAGTCGATCGCGGGCGCCAGGCTGCTCAACGCCCCAGATACGGATTTCCGTCTCACCGCCATCGGTCTTGATTCACAATCCCTGGTGGAAGGCGCGATGTTCGCGGCGCTGCCGGGAACGCGTGTTCATGGGGCAACGTTTGCGCATAACTCGGCCGCCTCAGCCATCCTCACCGACCATGACGGCGCTGCCATCTTGGAAGAGGCAGGGGAGACGCGTCCGATCCTCGTTGTTGAGGACGTGCGGGAGATCTTGGGTGACGTTGCCGCACGGATTTATGGCGACCCCACGCGGGATCTCACCGTCATCGGCGTGACGGGCACATCCGGCAAAACCACCGTCACGTACATGCTGGAGGCAGGGTTGAGCGCGGCGGGCTGCGCCGTGGGCCTGATTGGCACCACGGGCACGCGCATTAAGGGCCGTGAGGTTCCAACGAGCCTGACCACGCCAGAGGCGCCGAAGTTGCAAGAGCTCTTCGCACAAATGCGAGACGAAGGCGTCACGCACGTAGTCATGGAGGTCTCCTCCCACGCGTTGGTGTTGGGGCGCGTGCGTGGCGTGCGTTTCGATGTAGCGGGCTTTACCAACCTGTCCCAGGATCACTTGGACTTCCACCCGACGATGGAGGACTACTTCGCGGCCAAGGCGATGCTGTTTGACCCAGCATCCCCGTTGAAAGCAACGACCTCAGTGGTGTGCGTCAACGATGCCTGGGGAGAAAAAATGGCGGCGCTTGCCCCTGACGCGATTACGGTGCGTTCTTTCGCAGATGAACCGAGTGGGGATCCGATCGCGCATGAATTCGACTGCACGGCGACGTTGATTGAAACTCAACCGACCGGCGCGCAAAAAATTGAGGTCCACTTGAACCAGCCGCGTTTCGACGGCACGACGTTCACCGCGACGATTCCCATGCCGGGCGCCTTCAACGTGGCTAATGCGGGCTTGGCCTTGGCTATCGCCGTGGCAACCGGCGCCCCCAAGGAGGGTTTCCTCGACGGCGTTGCGGCGTCCGCAGTGCCTGGTCGCATGGAGCGTATCGACGAAGGGCAGGACTTCATTGCCGTCGTTGATTACGCGCACAAACCTGCTGCTGTCGCCGCAGTGTTGGATACCCTGCGGAAGCAAGTGAGCGGGCGCATTGGTGTGGTGATTGGCGCAGGCGGTGACCGGGACCGGGCGAAGCGCCCGATGATGGGCGCGGAGGCCGCGCGCCGGGCAGACCTCGTGATCGTCACCGATGACAACCCGCGCACCGAAGACCCAGCGGTGATCCGAAAAGCAGTGCTACAAGGCGCGAAAGGCCGCGGGGCGGAGCTGCGCGAAGTGGCCTCGCGCGCAGAAGCAATCTCTGACGTGGTGGCGTGGGCCGATCCCGGAGACGCCGTGATCATCGTGGGCAAAGGCCATGAGGTTGGCCAGATCGTGGGTACTACTACCCACCACTTTGATGACCGCGAAGAACTGTCGCGCGCTATACAGGCCCGCGCTGCACGGGCCCGTGCACCCAAGACCGGAATGGAGGACGCGTAA
- a CDS encoding SAV_6107 family HEPN domain-containing protein, with protein sequence MGNVVSATTRAAYGKSDNAGKRSQRESFLTAAADLLDSAHIHLGKEAYDLALEYGYQAALRTAGAEISSSPALAKRKRLPSSAWEKLSLTGVRGKYWASELGKFSRVRGRVASGIELHPEPITVARLVALADEFYTEVSLGATETGLAA encoded by the coding sequence ATGGGAAACGTAGTATCTGCCACAACGCGAGCGGCCTACGGAAAATCGGATAATGCGGGAAAGCGCTCCCAGCGGGAGTCTTTCTTAACCGCCGCCGCAGACCTGCTCGATTCTGCCCACATTCACCTGGGCAAAGAGGCGTATGACCTTGCATTGGAGTATGGATACCAGGCTGCGTTGCGCACAGCGGGGGCGGAAATCTCTAGCTCTCCTGCGCTAGCGAAGCGGAAGCGTCTGCCCTCGAGTGCGTGGGAAAAGCTCTCGCTTACTGGGGTTCGGGGCAAATACTGGGCCTCGGAGCTTGGAAAGTTTTCCCGGGTCCGCGGACGAGTGGCCTCCGGGATTGAACTTCACCCCGAACCAATCACGGTTGCACGTCTCGTTGCGTTGGCGGATGAGTTTTACACGGAGGTGTCCCTTGGCGCCACCGAAACCGGCCTTGCTGCGTAG
- a CDS encoding Rv2175c family DNA-binding protein: MAELLKGEKLLPFADVAERLGVPVTKVHDYVSNGKLVACRIDGIKVIPEVLLDENGELSKFVAGAITVLYDGGFNQEEVLHYLFTEDETLPGRPVDALHGHGAREVIRRAQALAF; the protein is encoded by the coding sequence ATTGCTGAGCTGCTCAAAGGCGAAAAATTGTTGCCTTTCGCGGACGTCGCTGAGCGCCTCGGCGTACCAGTGACCAAGGTCCACGATTACGTGAGCAACGGCAAACTCGTGGCCTGTCGGATCGACGGCATCAAGGTCATCCCAGAGGTTCTGCTCGACGAAAACGGGGAGCTGTCAAAGTTCGTCGCTGGAGCAATCACAGTGCTTTACGACGGCGGGTTTAACCAAGAAGAGGTGTTGCATTACCTGTTCACGGAGGACGAGACCCTGCCGGGGCGCCCCGTGGATGCGCTTCACGGCCACGGTGCCCGCGAAGTGATTAGGCGCGCGCAGGCGCTTGCGTTTTAG
- a CDS encoding GNAT family N-acetyltransferase has product MTIRIRRLSGFEFARASPHLVDIHLRAMGYPPSMKDQRMRSWRNDVFNRGFVAYIACETRDESVADPQPAGEEFVVGVAYGFLGNPDLWWDQQLRRGLLESKWYPSVSAPDGPRGPVRGDFPEFVRSYFEVAEIHVLPEAQGKGIGRTLLTTLLDGVPARHALLSTPEVAGEQNSAFGLYRSLGFQDVLRNFMYAGDHRPFAILGRSLPLG; this is encoded by the coding sequence GTGACCATTCGTATTCGGAGACTGAGCGGGTTTGAGTTCGCGCGCGCGAGCCCGCATCTCGTGGATATTCATCTCCGGGCAATGGGGTATCCGCCGTCTATGAAGGATCAGCGGATGCGGTCATGGCGCAATGACGTGTTCAACCGGGGGTTTGTTGCCTACATTGCGTGTGAAACCCGGGACGAATCCGTGGCGGATCCTCAGCCAGCGGGCGAAGAATTCGTGGTGGGGGTCGCCTACGGCTTTTTAGGAAACCCCGATCTCTGGTGGGATCAGCAGCTGCGTCGGGGGCTATTGGAAAGCAAGTGGTACCCGAGCGTGAGCGCGCCTGATGGTCCGCGCGGACCGGTACGGGGTGACTTTCCAGAGTTCGTCAGAAGCTATTTCGAGGTTGCCGAAATTCATGTTCTTCCGGAAGCGCAAGGTAAAGGAATCGGACGGACTCTTCTCACTACCCTTCTCGACGGCGTGCCGGCCCGTCACGCTTTGTTGTCCACGCCGGAAGTAGCGGGTGAACAGAACTCCGCGTTCGGTCTGTACCGTTCCCTGGGATTCCAAGACGTCTTGCGCAATTTCATGTACGCAGGTGACCACAGGCCGTTCGCGATCCTCGGTCGCAGCCTACCGTTGGGATAA
- the mraZ gene encoding division/cell wall cluster transcriptional repressor MraZ has translation MFLGTYTPKLDDKGRLTLPAKFREGLADGLMVTKGQDHSLAVYPREEFAARARKAAAVSRTNPKARAFIRNLAASADEQVLDGSGRITLSPAHRDYANLSKECVVIGSVDFLEIWDAKSWAQYQENTEAAFSAADEDDILSGLL, from the coding sequence ATGTTTCTGGGCACCTATACCCCCAAGCTGGATGACAAAGGGCGCCTGACACTGCCCGCGAAGTTCCGTGAGGGACTGGCGGACGGATTGATGGTGACCAAGGGGCAAGACCACTCTTTGGCGGTCTATCCCCGTGAGGAATTCGCGGCACGCGCACGTAAAGCTGCAGCGGTTTCTCGCACGAACCCGAAGGCACGCGCGTTCATTCGTAACTTGGCAGCAAGTGCGGATGAGCAAGTGCTCGATGGTTCTGGTCGCATCACCTTGTCGCCGGCGCACCGCGATTACGCGAACCTGTCCAAGGAATGCGTGGTCATCGGATCCGTGGATTTCTTGGAAATCTGGGACGCCAAGTCCTGGGCGCAATACCAAGAAAATACAGAGGCTGCGTTTTCCGCAGCGGATGAAGACGACATTCTTTCCGGTCTGCTGTAA